The proteins below are encoded in one region of Pelagibacterium flavum:
- a CDS encoding isochorismatase family protein, whose protein sequence is MSDDYKRRSYGEIPVGFGEKPGIVVVDFMLAFTEAQYPLGGAPLVMRALENTQRLVTAARRYGIPIANCTTAYMSEREMPYWKISAVRETFRHDHPSAALDPRIFDPEYDLFVCKKGPSIFFNTGVSDYFTKERVDTVIVTGCNTSGCIRATSIDSFSYRYRTIVPQDCVGDIEDQPHADNLRDLGRRYVDVSDADTVLAYFDSWSRTQRQGGTRGRSPNPLNALLEMKDIGDATE, encoded by the coding sequence ATGAGTGACGACTACAAGCGTCGCAGCTATGGCGAAATCCCTGTAGGGTTTGGAGAAAAGCCTGGGATTGTCGTCGTCGATTTCATGCTTGCATTCACCGAGGCGCAATATCCGCTCGGCGGCGCGCCCCTCGTCATGCGGGCGTTGGAAAATACGCAGCGTCTGGTCACCGCAGCCCGGCGCTACGGCATTCCCATCGCAAATTGCACCACCGCCTATATGAGCGAACGCGAAATGCCGTACTGGAAGATTTCGGCGGTACGCGAGACCTTCAGACACGATCATCCCAGCGCAGCTCTCGACCCACGCATCTTTGATCCCGAATACGATTTGTTCGTGTGCAAGAAGGGCCCGTCGATCTTCTTTAACACCGGTGTCAGCGATTACTTCACCAAGGAACGGGTCGATACGGTGATTGTCACCGGCTGCAACACGAGCGGGTGCATTCGCGCGACTTCAATCGACAGCTTTTCCTACCGGTACCGCACAATCGTGCCCCAAGATTGCGTTGGCGACATCGAAGATCAGCCTCATGCAGACAATCTTCGCGATCTTGGCCGTCGCTATGTCGATGTTTCGGACGCCGATACTGTCCTGGCTTATTTCGACAGCTGGAGCAGAACACAACGCCAAGGAGGAACACGGGGCCGCTCCCCGAACCCGCTCAATGCACTTTTGGAAATGAAGGATATCGGTGATGCGACTGAGTGA
- a CDS encoding haloacid dehalogenase type II, translated as MRLSDFKVLTFDCYGTLIDWESGIFEALKPLTSRIEGLDRNDILEAHARHESFHQRQTPTKRYSELLATVYRRLAEEWGLAVDWAECLEYGRSVKNWPAFEDSAGALNYLKRHYKLVVLSNVDNESFSHSNRRLEVEFDAIYTAEDIGSYKPAERNFEYMITMLETHGLQPEDILHTAESMFHDHKPANAAGLASAWIYRRHDETGFGATMNPGDMPHYDFRFNSMADMVKAHQDESRDG; from the coding sequence ATGCGACTGAGTGATTTCAAAGTACTCACCTTCGATTGCTACGGTACTCTGATCGACTGGGAGTCAGGGATTTTCGAGGCGCTAAAGCCTCTGACCTCCCGCATTGAGGGCCTGGACCGGAATGATATCCTCGAGGCCCATGCTCGGCACGAATCCTTTCACCAGCGGCAAACCCCAACCAAGCGCTACAGCGAACTTCTCGCCACCGTGTATCGCCGATTGGCCGAGGAATGGGGCCTTGCAGTGGACTGGGCGGAGTGTCTCGAGTATGGCCGCAGCGTCAAAAATTGGCCCGCCTTCGAGGATTCGGCGGGCGCGCTGAACTATCTCAAGCGCCACTATAAGCTCGTTGTTCTCTCCAACGTCGACAATGAGAGCTTCAGCCATTCAAACCGGCGTCTGGAGGTAGAGTTCGACGCCATCTACACCGCCGAAGATATCGGCAGCTACAAGCCGGCGGAACGCAACTTCGAGTATATGATCACTATGCTCGAAACGCATGGCCTCCAGCCGGAAGATATTCTCCACACGGCTGAAAGCATGTTCCACGACCATAAGCCGGCCAACGCTGCGGGCCTGGCGTCCGCGTGGATTTATCGCCGGCATGACGAGACGGGTTTTGGCGCGACGATGAACCCCGGCGACATGCCCCATTATGATTTCCGCTTCAACAGCATGGCGGATATGGTCAAGGCGCACCAGGACGAGTCGCGCGATGGCTGA